From the genome of Tsukamurella pulmonis:
ACCATCTGCGCAGCGGCATCGACGGCGAGGCGTGCACCCGCCGCCTCGTCTTCACCACATTCACGATTCACGATGTATTCGATGCAACAATCGTCGAATCGGTCTTCCACGACTTCGTGCGTGCGCACGGCGTTTTCCACACCGCATTCCCCGTGACGACGAACCTGAATCCGCGCGGCCGCACGCTTTCTCCCGAGCAGATCACGCTCGCCGTCGAGGCCACCTCGGCGACGCACCCGGGCGTCACCGTCAAGGACCACCTGATGGGCTCGGTGCCGGAGCTGCACGAGTGGGCCGCCTTCGCCTTCGCCGTCACGGGCACCGAGAACGCCCGCCCGGATGCGGAGGCCCCGCACTTCCAGGTGGTCGTGTGCTCGGATCACCTCTACACCGACGGCGTCTCGCAAGCGGTGAGCTTCTTCGAGATCCTCTCGCGCTACACCGCAGCGCGCAGCGGCATCGAGTTCACCCCGATGCCGGTCCGCCCGCACAGCGAGTTCACCCGCGAACAGCGCACCCTCGCGGACACGCTCACGCCGACGCACCCGGATGTCGTGCAGTGGCGCGAGACCCTGCGTCGCGCGGGCGGCATGCCACGCTTCCCCCTGCCGCTCGGCCTCGCCGACGGGGAGGCCGCCCCCGGTCGCATCGCGGTGCACGCCTCGTTCATCGACGCCGGCCGCACGGCCCGGTTCGGCGCGGCGGCCAAGCGGGCCGGCGCCAACATGAGCAGCGCGCTCCTCGCCGTGCTGGGGCAGGTGCACCACCACCTCACCGGCGACGAGCTGTTCACCATGCTCATCCCCCGCGCGGATCGCTCCGGGACGGGCGACGCCATGGCCGTCGGCTGGTACGTCACGCTGGTGCCCGTGCAGTTCGTCGCCGCCGGGAGCTTCGACGAGGTGGCCCGCAACGCGCACGAGGCGGTCGCGACGGCCAAGCAGCTCGACCGCACGCCGGTGTTCCCGATCATCGACCTGCTCGCCGACGATCCGGAGTTCCCGGTGCAGCACGGCTTCGCCGCGCCGATGCTCTCCTACATCGACGTGACGCGGGTGCCGGGCGCGGAACTGGCCAAGCAGCACGACTTCTCGGTCTTCGCCAACGCGACTCCCTCGCGCGAGGTGTTCATGTGGATCAACCGCGACGAGTCGGGCCTGGACTTCAACGCGATGCACCCCGACACCGGGCAGGCCACCAGCTCGGTCGACATCGTCTTCCAGCTGTTGCGCGAGCGCATCATCGAGGTCGCCGACCGCAGCCCCGCCCTCATCTCGGTGTAGCGGCGGTCCGCGCCACCGGCGCGCGGCGCACGGGCGCACTCCGCTGCGGAGGCGCGCCCCGGCGCGCGCTGCCGGGGCGTTCGGGCCGGAGGGCGGCCGCGAAGCCGCCGATCCGGGAGCGCAGTTCCTCCTGCAACAACCCGCGGGTGTCGCGATCGAGTGCCGGCACCCGCTCAATCGGGGCGACGCCGAAGGCGATCCACGGGCCTGCGGGGTCGACCGCGACCGAGGTCACCACCAGCGCGGCCCGGCGGCCCGGGTCGGCGCCGTCGGGACGGGGCCCGAACGGGACCGGCACGAGCACGGGTGCACCCAGGCCGCCCGGCGCGCGCGTGAGCGGGTAGCCGAGCAGGCGCTCGGCCTGCGGCACCGTCAGGCCGACGAGCTCCTCCGTGCGGATGCGGCCGCCCGAGCCCTCGCGGCGCGCAAGCGGGATCACCGCGGCCAGGGCGAGCGTCGCGAGGACGCCGAAGACGGCCCAGAAGGTCCGGCCCTCCAGGGCCGCGATCAGCGCGGATGCCGCCGCGAGAGCGCAGGCCACCAGGTGGACGACGATCTGGGCGAGCAGGGACCAGGCCGTGGTCACCAGGCCCGCGGCGAGGACCGCGAGGACGAGCGCGGCGATGCCCCAGCGGCGCGCCGCGAGCGCTTCGACGAGACAGGCGCCGAAGACGAGCAGGTAGGCGATCCACCACCTGCTCGCCGGCGGACCCATCAGCACTCTGGTCATGCAAATGAAGATACAACCCGGGTGCGTTTTGCGTCGCGGGTCAGTGACCGCGGCGGATCCACTCCTCCAGGTGCGGCGACTCCGTCCCGAGGGTGGTCCCATCACCGTGCCCCGTGTTCACCACGGTCTCGGGCGGCAACGCGAACAGCCGGTCCCGGATGGACTCGATGATCACCGAGAAATCGCTGTACGAGCGGCCGGTGGCGCCCGGCCCGCCCGCGAACAGCGTGTCGCCACTGAACAGCTGCCCCGCCTCCGGCAGGTACAGGCACACCGACCCCGGCGAATGGCCGGGCGCGTGGATCACGCGGATCTCCGTGCCGCCGATGGCGATCCGGCTGTCGTCGGCCAGATCCTCGTGCCCCACACCGGGGTGCGTCATCTCCCACAGCACGTCGTCGCCGGGGTGCAGCAGGATCGGCGCGTCGAGCCGCTCGGAGAGCTCCGGCGCGACCGTCACGTGATCGTTGTGCCCATGGGTGCAGACGATTGCGCGGACCGTGCGCCCGCCGACCGCCGCGATGATCGGGGCGGCGGAGTGCGCCGCATCGATGACCACGACCTCGGAGTCGTCGCCGACCAGCCAGACGTTGTTGTCGACGTCCCAGGTGCCGCCGTCGAGGCTGAACTGCCCACTGGTGACGACGTTCTCGACGCGCAGGCTCACAGGACCACCACCGAGCGCAGCACCTCGCCCCGGTGCATGGTCTCGAAGGCCTGCTCCACCTCGTCGAGGCCGATCCGCTCGGTGACGAACTTCTCCAGCGGCAGGCGGCCCTGCCGGTAGAGGTCGACGAGCTGCGGGAAGTCCCGCTCGGGCAGGCAGTCGCCGTACCACGAGGACTTGAGAGCCCCACCGCGCGAGAAGAAGTCGATGAGCGGCATGTCGAGGGTCATGTCCGGCGTCGGCACGCCCACCAGGACGACGGTGCCGGCCAGGTCGCGCGCGTAGAAGGCCTGCTTCCACGTCTCGGGGCGCCCCACGGCGTCGATCACCACGTCGGCACCGAAGCCGTCCGTGAGTTCCTGGATCGCCTCCACCGCATCGACTTCCGCGGCGTTGACGGTGTGCGTGGCGCCCAGGTCGCGCGCCCACTCCAGCTTCTTCGGATCGCGATCGACGGCGATGATGGTGCGCGCGCCGACCAGTCGCGCGCCCGCGATCGCCGCGTCTCCGACACCGCCGCAGCCGATCACGGCCACGGTGTCACCGCGCGAGACGCCGCCGGTGTTCACGGCGGCACCGAGGCCCGCCATCACGCCGCAGCCGAGCAGGCCCACGACGGCCGGATCGGCCTCGGGATCGACCTTGGTGCACTGCCCCTGGTGCACGAGCGTCTTCTCGGCGAAGGCGCCGATGCCGAGGGCGGGCGAGAGCTCGGTGCCGTCCTCGAGCGTCATCTTCTGCGTGGCGTTGAAGGTGTCGAAGCAGTACTGCGGCTTGCCGCGCTTGCAGGCGCGGCACTGGCCGCACACGGCGCGCCAGTTGAGGATCACGTAGTCACCGGGGGCGACGTGATCGACGCCCTCACCGACGGTTTCGACGACGCCGGCGGCCTCGTGGCCGAGCAGGAACGGGAACTCGTCGTTGATGCCGCCCTCCCGGTAGTGCAGATCGGTGTGGCAGACGCCGCACGCCTGCACCGCGACCACCACCTCACCCGGACCGGGATCGGGGATCACGATCGGGAGCACCTCGACGGGCTCACCCTTCGCGCGGGCGACGATTCCTCTGACGGTCTGCGGCATGGTTCTCCTCCAGGTCCGGATACGGCTATTGCCATCCTCGCATTGATCGCGCCGGCGAGGACTCGGGCTCAGTGCACGTGGTTCCGCCAGTCGGCGGGCACGCGCCCCGCGGGCCCCGGCACCGGCTGCTCGACCGGGTGGTTCTGCGGGTCCGCGAGCCGCGGACCGTCGTAGTAGTCCTCCGAGACGTAGTCCCAGAACCACGATTCGCCGAGCTCGTAGGTCTGCACGATCGGGTGGCCGCTCTCGCGGGCGTGGGCGCTCGCGTGCTGCCCGGGCGAGGAGTCGCAGCAGCCGACGTGGCCGCACCGGGCGCAGCGGCGCAGGTGCACCCACCAGCCGCCGTCGGCGTCGCACTCCACGCAGCCGGGGCCGCTGGGCGGCACGGCGGGGTCGATGGGGTCGTTCGGTGCGGTCATGCGTGGGGTTCCTCTCCCTCGGCGCCCGGCTCGTCCGGGATCGCGATCTCCTCGCGCTGCGGCCCGTCGACGGGCAGTTCCACGGTGAACACGGTGTTCCCCGGCTCGGAGCGCACCGCCAGGTCGCCCTGGTGCTTGTTGACCACGATGCGCCACGAGATGTCCAGGCCCAGACCGGTTCCCTCGCCGACGCCCTTCGTGGTGAAGAACGGCTCGAAGATGCGCGGCAGGACGTCGGCGGGGATGCCGGAGCCGGTGTCGGCGACCTCGACGATCACCGCATCGTCCTTACGGTGGGCGCGCAGGGTCAGCGTGCCTCGGCCGTCCATCGCCTGCACGGCGTTGTCGATCAGGTTGGTCCACACCTGATTCAGCTCGGCGCCGAAGCCCTTGATCTCCGGCAGGTCGGGGTCGTAGTCCCGCACCACGGTGACCTCGCCCAGCTTGCGGCTGAGCATCACGACGGTG
Proteins encoded in this window:
- a CDS encoding condensation domain-containing protein; the protein is MFSMISGFSEQWQCPAGEWTVWAPDATTKAAMRTAPDLGVCTSFVQADHLRSGIDGEACTRRLVFTTFTIHDVFDATIVESVFHDFVRAHGVFHTAFPVTTNLNPRGRTLSPEQITLAVEATSATHPGVTVKDHLMGSVPELHEWAAFAFAVTGTENARPDAEAPHFQVVVCSDHLYTDGVSQAVSFFEILSRYTAARSGIEFTPMPVRPHSEFTREQRTLADTLTPTHPDVVQWRETLRRAGGMPRFPLPLGLADGEAAPGRIAVHASFIDAGRTARFGAAAKRAGANMSSALLAVLGQVHHHLTGDELFTMLIPRADRSGTGDAMAVGWYVTLVPVQFVAAGSFDEVARNAHEAVATAKQLDRTPVFPIIDLLADDPEFPVQHGFAAPMLSYIDVTRVPGAELAKQHDFSVFANATPSREVFMWINRDESGLDFNAMHPDTGQATSSVDIVFQLLRERIIEVADRSPALISV
- a CDS encoding MBL fold metallo-hydrolase gives rise to the protein MSLRVENVVTSGQFSLDGGTWDVDNNVWLVGDDSEVVVIDAAHSAAPIIAAVGGRTVRAIVCTHGHNDHVTVAPELSERLDAPILLHPGDDVLWEMTHPGVGHEDLADDSRIAIGGTEIRVIHAPGHSPGSVCLYLPEAGQLFSGDTLFAGGPGATGRSYSDFSVIIESIRDRLFALPPETVVNTGHGDGTTLGTESPHLEEWIRRGH
- a CDS encoding S-(hydroxymethyl)mycothiol dehydrogenase; protein product: MPQTVRGIVARAKGEPVEVLPIVIPDPGPGEVVVAVQACGVCHTDLHYREGGINDEFPFLLGHEAAGVVETVGEGVDHVAPGDYVILNWRAVCGQCRACKRGKPQYCFDTFNATQKMTLEDGTELSPALGIGAFAEKTLVHQGQCTKVDPEADPAVVGLLGCGVMAGLGAAVNTGGVSRGDTVAVIGCGGVGDAAIAGARLVGARTIIAVDRDPKKLEWARDLGATHTVNAAEVDAVEAIQELTDGFGADVVIDAVGRPETWKQAFYARDLAGTVVLVGVPTPDMTLDMPLIDFFSRGGALKSSWYGDCLPERDFPQLVDLYRQGRLPLEKFVTERIGLDEVEQAFETMHRGEVLRSVVVL
- a CDS encoding UBP-type zinc finger domain-containing protein; the protein is MTAPNDPIDPAVPPSGPGCVECDADGGWWVHLRRCARCGHVGCCDSSPGQHASAHARESGHPIVQTYELGESWFWDYVSEDYYDGPRLADPQNHPVEQPVPGPAGRVPADWRNHVH